One segment of Asaia bogorensis NBRC 16594 DNA contains the following:
- the lpxB gene encoding lipid-A-disaccharide synthase, producing the protein MPNSAITPRVIWLLAGEASGDVLGAHLMQALHARDPHLIFVGIGGPRMEALGLASLFPMRDLAVMGLVEVLPRIRQLSQRLNEAVNDVVLRQPDLIVTIDSPGFALRFLKRLRHVTVPKIHYVGPQVWAWHEKRVHSFPELWDRLLCLLPFEVEWFGERGVAVDFVGHPVLQSGADQGDAKRFRLRHGIADEAPVLILMPGSRRSEVPRLLPVYGKMLALLKQRLPGIVPVLPLSPLVAQTVRAAVARWPVKPIIVTELHDKHDAFAAAGAALTKSGTSTLELALAHVPMAVAYRVNPVTAFMARRLIKVKYVAMVNLLAGREVVPELLQERCTPEDLADASYALLTDPALGAAQREAFDAVMAQLRPPASPSHNGTPSDAAAEAVLRILNERRPVTALGTVTTTEPDAP; encoded by the coding sequence ATGCCCAATTCTGCCATCACCCCTCGCGTCATCTGGCTTCTGGCAGGTGAGGCCAGTGGTGATGTGCTGGGCGCCCACCTCATGCAGGCACTTCACGCGCGCGACCCGCATCTGATTTTCGTTGGAATCGGTGGTCCGCGCATGGAGGCTTTGGGCCTCGCCAGCCTGTTCCCCATGCGGGATCTGGCAGTGATGGGGCTGGTGGAGGTGCTGCCGCGCATACGACAGCTCTCCCAACGCCTGAACGAGGCGGTCAATGATGTGGTGCTGCGTCAGCCCGATCTGATTGTCACGATCGACTCACCGGGTTTCGCGTTGCGCTTTCTCAAGCGCCTGCGACACGTGACCGTACCGAAAATCCATTATGTGGGCCCGCAGGTCTGGGCGTGGCACGAGAAGCGCGTCCACAGTTTCCCCGAACTCTGGGACCGGCTGCTTTGCCTCCTGCCGTTCGAGGTGGAGTGGTTCGGTGAGCGCGGCGTAGCGGTCGATTTCGTCGGTCATCCGGTGCTTCAGTCAGGGGCCGATCAGGGGGATGCGAAGCGCTTTCGGCTGCGTCATGGCATTGCCGATGAGGCACCCGTGCTGATCCTGATGCCTGGCAGCCGTCGCTCCGAGGTGCCGCGCCTTTTGCCGGTTTACGGTAAGATGCTCGCCCTGCTGAAACAGCGTCTGCCGGGTATCGTGCCGGTCCTGCCGCTTTCGCCGCTTGTCGCCCAGACGGTACGCGCTGCCGTGGCGCGCTGGCCGGTCAAGCCGATCATCGTGACCGAACTGCATGACAAGCATGATGCTTTCGCCGCAGCAGGCGCAGCCCTGACCAAATCGGGCACGTCGACGCTCGAACTGGCTCTGGCGCATGTACCGATGGCTGTGGCTTATCGCGTCAATCCGGTCACGGCGTTCATGGCGCGTCGCCTGATCAAGGTGAAATATGTGGCGATGGTCAATCTGCTGGCAGGGCGGGAGGTCGTGCCCGAGCTTCTGCAGGAGCGTTGTACGCCAGAGGATCTGGCGGATGCGTCCTATGCCCTGTTGACCGACCCGGCGCTGGGGGCGGCGCAACGCGAAGCCTTCGATGCGGTCATGGCGCAGCTGCGCCCTCCGGCATCACCGAGCCATAACGGTACCCCGTCAGACGCGGCGGCAGAAGCGGTTCTGCGTATCCTGAACGAACGACGCCCGGTGACAGCGCTAGGGACGGTCACGACAACTGAGCCCGACGCGCCCTGA
- the hisI gene encoding phosphoribosyl-AMP cyclohydrolase: MSYLPPDQQTIDTLLDTVRFNEDGLITALAQAAEAPHDVLMLAWMNREALAETLATGQVCYYSRSRDRLWRKGESSGQRQTLVSARLDCDRDAVLLLVNQTGVACHTGRRSCFYHEVVPEGLRDTTAPEVTPEQLYGSAH, encoded by the coding sequence ATGAGCTACCTCCCCCCCGATCAGCAGACGATCGACACCCTGCTCGATACGGTGCGTTTCAATGAGGACGGGCTGATTACGGCCCTCGCCCAGGCGGCAGAGGCGCCACATGATGTTCTGATGCTGGCCTGGATGAACCGCGAGGCACTGGCCGAGACGCTCGCAACCGGTCAGGTCTGCTACTATTCACGCAGCCGCGACAGGCTTTGGCGCAAGGGCGAGAGCTCTGGTCAGCGCCAGACCCTTGTTTCGGCCCGGCTGGATTGCGATCGCGATGCGGTGCTGCTGCTCGTGAACCAGACAGGCGTGGCTTGCCATACTGGCCGTCGCAGCTGCTTCTATCATGAAGTCGTTCCTGAGGGGCTGCGGGATACGACAGCGCCGGAAGTCACGCCCGAGCAGCTTTATGGCAGCGCGCACTGA
- the ygfZ gene encoding CAF17-like 4Fe-4S cluster assembly/insertion protein YgfZ: MKMARAWLTDRVILSLSGRDRVSFLQGLVSNDVNAASDEALIWAGYLTPQGRYLSDFFLWHESERLLLDVPADHADFLISRLMRFRLRADVALERTALSVEALWDDTPHEGARRDPRHPDAGWRRVTEGSDTADQADLTAYHAHRLSLGLPDAQDCESEKTLLIEANFDWLHGISFTKGCYMGQELTARTHYRGLVKKRLVPVQGDGPLPPCGTILMAEGREIGQMRSSLGQHGLAFLRREVWTTPVHHEGVTLTPIIPDWFQDEAS, encoded by the coding sequence ATGAAAATGGCAAGAGCATGGCTCACGGATCGCGTTATTCTCTCCCTCAGTGGCCGGGACAGGGTGAGTTTTCTTCAGGGACTGGTGTCGAACGACGTCAATGCCGCCTCAGACGAGGCCCTGATATGGGCAGGCTATCTCACACCCCAGGGCCGCTACCTTTCGGATTTCTTTTTATGGCATGAGAGCGAGCGCCTTCTGCTCGACGTACCTGCCGATCACGCTGATTTTCTGATCAGCCGGTTGATGCGGTTCCGCCTGCGCGCTGACGTGGCGCTAGAACGGACCGCTCTTTCCGTGGAAGCCCTATGGGATGACACCCCCCACGAGGGCGCACGTCGTGACCCAAGGCATCCCGATGCGGGATGGCGCCGTGTCACTGAGGGATCTGACACTGCCGATCAGGCCGATCTCACCGCCTATCATGCCCACCGCCTCTCGCTGGGCCTGCCCGATGCGCAGGATTGCGAGAGCGAGAAGACCTTGCTGATCGAGGCGAATTTCGACTGGCTGCACGGCATCTCTTTCACCAAGGGGTGCTATATGGGGCAGGAACTCACCGCCCGTACCCATTACCGTGGGCTGGTGAAAAAGCGTCTGGTGCCCGTGCAGGGTGATGGTCCCCTCCCCCCCTGCGGTACCATTCTGATGGCTGAAGGGCGCGAGATCGGACAGATGCGCAGCAGTCTCGGGCAGCATGGCCTTGCCTTTTTGCGTCGCGAGGTCTGGACAACGCCCGTGCATCATGAGGGAGTAACCCTCACACCCATCATTCCCGACTGGTTTCAGGACGAAGCATCATGA
- a CDS encoding cache domain-containing protein yields the protein MSEIIDPADPEAETRRRRLIELVGPIFGVVLVIVVIVVVTLHSYHKTRDGVIALTRDLLREEQKNLTQQVSDYLAPAPATATVARDLLTDPVTDEPPQVFLNYGASMLRNVEQVESFYLADDRGSFWFIDRAPKDIADGMEWVHLLRDKNVFRHWYYDKNNVLVRTSDTPGKNYDPRQRPWYKGAFEHPDLNWSDPYPTVATEQLIVTAASVLHTSDGHQAVFAINISLNRLTDFLAAIKIGKSGQAVVVDKEGHLIAGSHLLDVARKANWQFDKMQLDPATQPVFTRALSLFHIYGAGVHLIKAHDTQYVAIMASLHKIRPGWVLLLNAPEDDFAAFAAAAGRQGFLFSMVIVVLAGLLAGFLVRQNRRTEGLRRQIRYERAQVKAESNALNAMAGTPHLLDPGHDAPLLTQRLAELARARRVSLWRSVGEEERLLCEDSYDRTTDAHSAGMELAHSDLKNFFAMLMSGEVIESDHASAQEGLRTFQRMVMSQIGSKSVYIQPILARGTVIGMVVLEDAARPHAVSHIIAIVAEIAAVRFASMRADEASAGKPEQTQREDYGAITTRLNEGFIAAPGESSANGLKAGQYAMVPVATVLFQDSKSEATVDLIPIVQTLVERFQDVIQHAGLFSAQVLGGRLVLIGGCSQEPDPDAARRVADALLALRELALVTLSDAELTPSFRIGLDVGQAFGATLGQDPGVFNIWGEAPQTSELLAISAPDSGTIQVSEAAHALLRDYYLFRPRGMFYLPGLGITNTYVLAAKR from the coding sequence GTGTCCGAGATCATTGACCCGGCCGATCCCGAAGCCGAAACGAGAAGACGCCGTCTGATCGAACTCGTAGGCCCGATCTTCGGCGTTGTTCTTGTCATTGTGGTCATTGTTGTTGTCACGCTTCATTCCTATCACAAGACGCGCGACGGGGTGATTGCGCTCACCCGCGATCTGTTGCGCGAGGAACAGAAAAACCTGACGCAGCAGGTTTCAGACTATCTGGCCCCCGCTCCGGCGACTGCAACGGTGGCGCGTGACCTGCTGACCGATCCGGTGACGGATGAGCCACCCCAGGTCTTTCTGAATTATGGCGCATCCATGCTGCGCAATGTCGAGCAGGTGGAGAGCTTCTATCTCGCCGATGATCGTGGCTCGTTCTGGTTTATCGATCGTGCGCCAAAGGATATCGCCGATGGCATGGAATGGGTGCATCTGCTGCGGGACAAGAATGTTTTCCGGCACTGGTATTATGACAAGAACAATGTGCTGGTCCGCACGAGTGACACGCCGGGCAAGAATTACGATCCGCGTCAGCGCCCCTGGTACAAGGGAGCCTTCGAGCACCCTGACCTGAACTGGTCCGACCCCTATCCCACCGTTGCCACAGAACAGCTGATCGTGACTGCGGCCAGCGTCCTGCACACATCCGATGGGCATCAGGCCGTCTTTGCCATCAACATCTCCCTCAACCGCCTGACGGATTTTCTTGCAGCCATCAAGATTGGCAAAAGCGGCCAGGCTGTCGTGGTGGACAAGGAGGGGCATCTTATTGCGGGCAGTCACCTGCTGGATGTGGCGCGAAAGGCGAACTGGCAGTTCGACAAGATGCAGCTCGATCCTGCCACGCAGCCGGTTTTTACACGCGCGCTCTCGCTGTTCCACATTTACGGGGCGGGTGTGCACCTCATCAAGGCGCATGACACGCAATACGTCGCTATCATGGCCTCGTTGCACAAGATCAGGCCAGGATGGGTATTGCTGCTGAACGCGCCAGAGGACGATTTTGCGGCTTTCGCTGCGGCAGCAGGGCGGCAGGGTTTTCTTTTTTCCATGGTGATTGTCGTGCTGGCCGGGTTGCTGGCAGGGTTTCTGGTGCGACAGAACCGCCGGACCGAGGGTCTGCGTCGCCAGATCCGGTATGAACGTGCCCAGGTCAAGGCCGAGAGCAATGCGCTCAATGCCATGGCCGGAACGCCTCATCTCCTTGACCCCGGACACGATGCACCACTCCTGACGCAACGTCTGGCTGAACTGGCCCGGGCAAGGCGTGTGAGCCTGTGGCGGTCGGTTGGCGAGGAGGAGCGTCTTTTGTGTGAAGACTCCTATGACCGGACGACAGACGCTCATAGTGCGGGCATGGAACTGGCCCATAGCGATCTCAAGAATTTCTTTGCCATGTTGATGTCGGGTGAGGTGATCGAGAGCGATCACGCCTCGGCACAGGAGGGGTTGCGCACCTTCCAGCGCATGGTCATGAGTCAGATCGGTTCAAAGTCTGTCTATATCCAGCCCATTCTGGCCAGAGGTACGGTTATCGGCATGGTGGTGCTGGAAGACGCTGCCCGTCCCCATGCAGTCTCGCACATCATTGCGATTGTTGCCGAGATTGCGGCCGTCCGTTTTGCAAGCATGAGGGCCGATGAGGCTTCAGCCGGAAAGCCGGAGCAGACGCAACGCGAGGATTATGGTGCCATCACCACGCGACTGAATGAGGGCTTCATTGCCGCACCCGGCGAGAGCAGCGCTAACGGTCTCAAGGCGGGGCAATATGCAATGGTCCCGGTGGCGACAGTCCTGTTCCAGGACTCGAAGTCGGAAGCAACTGTCGATCTGATCCCGATCGTCCAGACGCTGGTGGAGCGGTTTCAGGACGTCATCCAGCATGCCGGGCTGTTTTCGGCTCAGGTTCTGGGTGGCAGGCTTGTGCTGATTGGCGGGTGTTCACAGGAGCCCGATCCCGATGCGGCACGGCGTGTCGCCGATGCGCTGTTGGCCCTGCGTGAACTGGCGCTTGTGACACTGTCCGACGCCGAACTTACCCCGAGCTTCCGTATTGGCCTCGATGTCGGGCAGGCCTTCGGGGCGACGCTGGGTCAGGATCCGGGTGTGTTCAATATCTGGGGCGAGGCACCTCAGACATCGGAGCTGCTGGCCATCAGTGCACCTGACTCAGGGACAATCCAGGTGTCGGAGGCCGCCCATGCGTTGCTGCGCGACTACTATCTGTTTAGGCCACGCGGCATGTTCTACCTGCCGGGCCTTGGCATCACCAACACCTATGTTCTGGCAGCCAAGCGTTGA
- a CDS encoding MlaE family ABC transporter permease, which produces MSDEIPLYRRLLRRLGALTRRQMRFSLMLVGASWGVVREALRPTSWRRTVLHEFKNTLRQAAGGGLFSTLFTAALTGFGIVAQAIYWLGIAGMADSTDSLLATVLVREIAPVLVGIILLGRSAMLSLTQLGQLTLGGELRALQAQGIDPFMTLVMPRALAMMLSSFTLGMVFSIISLSVGYGVCRVHSVITMPLWTFLYDIVGAMKPIDYLGIPLKLTISGFLLSLATQLTGLDATRSDTIATLLPRGFARGILVIMVVNVVLGVTVA; this is translated from the coding sequence TTGAGTGACGAGATTCCCCTCTACAGGCGCCTGCTCCGCCGTCTGGGCGCGCTGACGAGGCGGCAGATGCGTTTCTCGCTCATGCTCGTCGGGGCGAGCTGGGGCGTGGTACGTGAGGCGCTGCGCCCGACTTCGTGGCGCCGTACGGTGCTGCATGAGTTCAAGAACACGCTGCGACAGGCCGCGGGCGGTGGGCTGTTCAGCACGCTTTTCACGGCGGCGCTCACAGGGTTCGGGATTGTGGCGCAGGCGATCTACTGGCTGGGCATTGCCGGTATGGCCGATAGCACGGACTCTCTGCTGGCTACCGTGCTCGTGCGTGAAATCGCCCCGGTTCTGGTGGGCATCATCCTGCTGGGCCGGAGCGCCATGCTGAGCCTGACGCAGCTTGGACAGCTAACGCTGGGCGGTGAATTGCGCGCGCTTCAGGCTCAGGGGATCGATCCCTTCATGACACTGGTCATGCCGCGTGCGCTGGCGATGATGCTGAGTTCCTTCACGCTGGGCATGGTGTTCAGCATCATCTCACTGTCGGTCGGATATGGCGTTTGTCGTGTTCACTCCGTCATCACCATGCCGCTCTGGACGTTCCTCTACGATATCGTCGGGGCCATGAAGCCGATCGATTACCTCGGGATTCCCCTCAAGCTTACGATCAGCGGATTTTTGCTGAGCCTTGCCACGCAGCTGACCGGTCTCGATGCCACGCGTTCGGATACGATTGCGACCCTTCTGCCGCGTGGTTTTGCTCGTGGTATTCTCGTGATCATGGTCGTCAATGTCGTGCTCGGGGTGACAGTCGCATGA
- a CDS encoding P-loop NTPase family protein, with product MTDDLSAVLELREARPVFEESGLTSIPYSLRLMPGDCMLIACRDSERATRFADLCTGMAPLVSGQVLCQGLNWEALAEPRAWALRGRIGRVMQQGAWIDLFGTDLNILLQQLHHTRTPTEELIDEAIALSRRFGLPGLPTLTPGRLSVADRAKAACVRAFLGEPKLLLLEDPVELETADMMTAFLAELTAARERGCGVIWFSREPDLWRGYHAEGTQRYRLLDEGLLPMKQVV from the coding sequence ATGACCGACGACCTTTCTGCCGTACTGGAATTGCGCGAAGCCCGCCCGGTTTTTGAGGAAAGCGGTCTGACGTCCATTCCCTATTCGCTGCGCCTGATGCCGGGCGACTGCATGCTGATTGCCTGTCGTGATTCCGAGCGCGCCACACGTTTTGCGGATCTTTGCACCGGTATGGCACCGCTCGTCTCGGGACAGGTGCTGTGCCAGGGGCTTAATTGGGAGGCGCTGGCCGAGCCCCGGGCCTGGGCGCTACGGGGGCGTATCGGCCGTGTGATGCAGCAGGGAGCCTGGATCGACCTGTTTGGCACCGATCTCAATATTCTTCTGCAACAGCTGCATCATACGCGCACGCCCACCGAGGAACTGATCGATGAGGCAATCGCGCTTTCCAGACGTTTTGGCCTGCCGGGTCTGCCGACATTGACCCCGGGACGGCTGAGCGTGGCTGATCGGGCCAAGGCGGCCTGTGTGAGAGCCTTTCTGGGAGAGCCGAAGCTGCTCTTGCTGGAAGATCCGGTGGAGCTGGAGACTGCTGATATGATGACTGCCTTCCTTGCCGAGCTGACAGCGGCACGTGAGCGAGGCTGTGGTGTGATCTGGTTTTCCCGCGAACCGGATCTGTGGCGTGGCTATCATGCCGAGGGAACGCAGCGATACAGGTTGCTGGATGAGGGTCTGTTACCAATGAAGCAGGTGGTCTGA
- a CDS encoding MlaD family protein, translating into MFRVRSNANTGSRTRPLLRIRYADEWVGMLVVATFGLFIFAIIEAGVLRDWLTPSGKLHFNLPESGIAGLAVGNDIELMGIRIGSIRAVKINPHGNMYAIADIDPQFEPYIRKDSRAIIRHRFVVAGASYIELERSKGPAMDWEFAELEATVEPNPADMITKTISDIRAGMMPSLHNADKIMADLAAVTTSIRNGKGTVGGLMMDDTLLKHADEVIRTLQDSIAQLKPIEAQISGVLKQTQGTMDNLRSSSNDVKKATPQLKDTMAHLNAASAQLPALLTQAQATTISLKRLTDQLRGLWILGGSSGKAPARRLPAGDIKP; encoded by the coding sequence ATGTTTCGTGTCCGTTCAAACGCCAACACTGGCAGCCGCACCCGTCCTTTGTTGCGCATCCGCTATGCCGATGAATGGGTCGGTATGCTGGTCGTCGCGACTTTCGGCCTGTTCATCTTTGCAATTATCGAGGCCGGCGTTCTGCGAGACTGGCTGACGCCCTCAGGCAAGCTGCATTTCAATCTGCCCGAGAGCGGTATTGCGGGCCTGGCCGTGGGAAATGACATCGAGCTTATGGGGATCCGTATCGGCTCGATCCGTGCGGTGAAGATCAACCCGCATGGTAATATGTACGCCATTGCTGATATCGACCCGCAATTCGAGCCTTATATCCGCAAGGACAGCCGCGCCATCATCCGTCATCGCTTTGTCGTGGCCGGAGCAAGCTATATCGAGCTTGAGCGCAGCAAAGGCCCTGCGATGGACTGGGAGTTTGCCGAGCTTGAAGCCACGGTCGAACCCAACCCGGCTGATATGATTACCAAGACCATCAGTGATATTCGTGCGGGCATGATGCCGAGCCTGCACAATGCGGACAAGATCATGGCTGACCTCGCTGCCGTGACGACATCCATCCGCAACGGTAAAGGTACAGTCGGTGGGCTGATGATGGATGACACGCTGCTTAAACATGCGGATGAAGTGATCAGAACACTTCAGGACTCCATAGCGCAGCTCAAGCCGATCGAGGCTCAGATATCAGGCGTTCTGAAGCAGACACAGGGCACGATGGATAACCTGCGTTCAAGCAGCAATGACGTGAAGAAAGCCACGCCGCAGCTCAAGGACACGATGGCGCATCTGAATGCCGCAAGTGCCCAGCTTCCGGCACTTCTGACACAGGCACAGGCCACGACCATCAGCCTCAAGCGCCTGACCGACCAGTTGCGTGGTCTCTGGATCCTGGGTGGCAGCTCGGGCAAGGCCCCTGCGCGCAGGCTTCCAGCCGGAGATATCAAGCCATGA
- a CDS encoding PepSY-associated TM helix domain-containing protein, which yields MRDTLRIRMGWLHEWVGFIGGIILVVIFTGGSLALFDTELTRWMQPELSHYVAQPMSDEALNQVGTIAAELRDEGQNAFITLPTPRDPIIRIQHYDGHAFIGSAYRPQDAFPVATRQTGGGQLFFDLHHSLYYGPFWGNMLTEIAAIGLLVAVGSGIVIHFRSIFSDLLLFRPFASKNRAFMDAHILAGLLFLPFMVMMAYTGAVIHAPRLFPMFSTGHHGRPQAGAGSHGRARAAGLSHRTAERPAPEGPHPASTMPLSPDANEAEMVTAPLAPMFHKAEDVFGSGSIGLVLFDHGKVSMTKADSASFALTRDHLEFSEKDGTLLKTVRAPDTLHRLGGILRGLHFIRWAPLPLRWLYFVSGVIGSAMMSGGLVIFLMKHRPKKARTFGFRLAESLTIAVTTGLPLAALAYLWANRLLWADLPDRSHLEIRSFFVVWALALLHGVFRSFTNRARHGWNEQFFLFTAFSAALLPLDLLTRNTANFLICLDVYKAVDLTVLGFGLIAFLIHRRLVTP from the coding sequence ATGCGCGATACTCTACGCATCAGAATGGGCTGGCTTCATGAATGGGTCGGCTTTATCGGCGGCATCATTCTGGTGGTGATCTTCACGGGCGGAAGCCTTGCCCTTTTCGACACCGAGCTGACGCGCTGGATGCAGCCTGAATTATCCCATTATGTCGCTCAGCCAATGAGTGATGAGGCGCTCAATCAGGTTGGAACCATCGCTGCGGAGTTGCGCGACGAGGGTCAGAATGCCTTCATCACGCTGCCCACCCCGCGCGATCCGATCATACGGATCCAGCATTATGATGGTCATGCCTTTATCGGGTCCGCATACCGTCCTCAGGATGCGTTCCCGGTAGCGACGCGTCAGACGGGAGGCGGTCAGCTTTTCTTCGATCTGCACCATTCGCTGTATTACGGACCCTTCTGGGGCAATATGCTGACCGAAATCGCCGCTATCGGCCTGCTGGTGGCGGTGGGCTCGGGCATCGTGATCCATTTCCGGTCGATTTTCAGCGATCTTCTGCTTTTCAGACCTTTTGCCTCGAAAAACCGCGCCTTCATGGATGCCCATATCCTGGCAGGCCTGCTTTTCCTGCCCTTCATGGTCATGATGGCCTATACGGGCGCCGTCATCCATGCCCCCCGTCTTTTCCCCATGTTCAGCACGGGCCATCATGGCCGCCCGCAGGCTGGCGCAGGGTCGCATGGCCGCGCCAGGGCAGCAGGGCTATCGCATCGCACGGCCGAACGGCCTGCACCCGAAGGGCCCCACCCTGCCTCGACCATGCCTCTCTCGCCCGATGCAAATGAAGCCGAGATGGTTACAGCGCCCCTGGCCCCCATGTTCCATAAGGCAGAGGACGTGTTTGGCAGTGGTTCGATAGGGCTTGTCCTGTTCGATCACGGCAAGGTCTCGATGACAAAGGCGGATTCAGCTTCCTTCGCCCTCACGCGAGATCATCTGGAGTTCTCCGAGAAAGACGGTACGTTGCTCAAGACGGTCCGGGCACCGGATACGCTTCATCGCCTCGGCGGCATATTGCGTGGGCTGCATTTCATACGCTGGGCACCACTGCCCCTGCGGTGGCTTTATTTCGTCAGCGGTGTAATCGGTAGCGCCATGATGTCGGGGGGGCTCGTGATTTTCCTGATGAAGCATCGGCCCAAAAAGGCGAGGACCTTCGGCTTTCGTCTGGCAGAGTCTCTGACCATCGCTGTGACGACAGGGCTTCCCCTGGCCGCTCTGGCGTATCTCTGGGCCAATCGCCTTCTCTGGGCCGATCTTCCCGACCGTAGTCATCTGGAAATCCGGTCCTTCTTCGTCGTCTGGGCGCTTGCCCTGCTTCACGGGGTTTTCCGCAGTTTCACCAACAGGGCACGGCACGGCTGGAACGAGCAGTTCTTCCTGTTCACGGCGTTCTCGGCGGCACTGCTGCCTCTCGATCTGCTGACCCGCAACACCGCCAATTTCCTCATCTGCCTCGATGTCTACAAGGCTGTCGATCTGACAGTGCTGGGTTTCGGGCTGATCGCTTTCCTCATCCATCGCAGGCTCGTCACCCCATGA